One Thermoplasmata archaeon genomic window, GTGCTGGTCGCGTTCGACAACGAAGCGGTCGAGATGGGAAAGGCCGAGATGGCCGCCCACGGCTTCGTGATCTACGATTCCACGGCGTTCCACATCGATCTCCCGAACTCCGCCGGGTTCCCGTTCGCGACGCTCGTCGGCGGACCGCTCGGCCAGCCGATTTTCAAGAACACCGCCGCGTACGGCGCCCTCTCGGTCCTGCTCGGATTCGACGTCGCCCGGACGCGCGAGGTCATCGAGGAGCGCTTCAAGCGTCGTGGGGCCGAAGCGCTGGAGAAGAATCTGAAGGCCCTCGAGATCGGCCGCAAGGCCGCGATCGAGGCGACTGGTGTCACCGGCCGCTTCTCGGTCATCGAGGGCGACGCGCACGACCTCATCCTCACGACCGGCAACCAGGCCGTCGCGCTCGGGTTCGTGGTCGGCGGTGGACGCTTCTTCGCCGGCTACCCGATCACGCCCGCCACCGAGGTGATGGAATACCTGCAGCGGTACCTTCCCGCGTTCGGCGGCGTCGTACGTCAGGCCGAGGACGAGCTCGCCGCGGTGAACATGATCATCGGCGCGGCGTACGCGGGCGCCCGGGTGATGACCTCGACGAGCGGGCCGGGCCTCTCCCTCATGACCGAGGGGATCGGGCAGGCCGGCACCGCCGAGATCCCGATCGTTGTCGCGGACTGCCAGCGGGTCGGCCCCAGCACGGGGCAACCGACGCGGCACGAGCAGTCGGACCTCTCGCACCTCGCGAACTTGGGCCACGGCGAGTATCCCCGGTTCATCATCGCCCCGGCATCCCCGGAGGACTGCTTTGCGCTCACCGTGGACGCGCTCAACCTGGCCGACAAGTGGCGGCTGCCCGTCATCCTGCTCCTCGACCAGGCGCTCTGTCAGAACACCACCACGTGTGGGCGATTCGACCTCGCTCCGCTGCGCGTCGACCGCGGCAAGCGCCTCACGGCGGAGGAGGTCGCGACGCTCGCGGAGTACAAGGTGTACAAGTTCACGGACGACGGCGCGAGCCCGTACGCGGCGCCGGGAACTCCGGGCCTATGGGCGGAAGTGACCGGCAACGAGCACGACGAGTGGGGGCACGTCTCGGTGAACCCCACGAACCGCAACCGCATGATGAAGAAGCGGATGGGCAAGATGGTCCAGGCGCGGGACGACCTTCCGTCGGCTCGGCTCTTCGGCGACGCGGACGCGAAGATCGGCTTCATCGGCTACGGGAGCACGTCCGGCCCGATCCGGGAGACCCAGTCGATCCTCGCGGCGCGGGGAGTGAAGACCCGGTACTTCCAAGCGCGGACGGTCTACCCCGTCCCGGTCCACGAGCTCGACCCGTTCCTATCGTCGGTGGACGTCGCCTACATCGTCGAACACAACTACACCGGCCAGTTCGCCCGCCTCGTACGGGAGTTCCTCCCGTGGCATCACGCGAAGCTCCGGTCGATCCTGAAGTACGACGGCTTCTCCTTCCGGACCCCGCAGATCATCGCCGAGGTCAAGGAGGCG contains:
- a CDS encoding 2-oxoacid:acceptor oxidoreductase subunit alpha, which produces VLVAFDNEAVEMGKAEMAAHGFVIYDSTAFHIDLPNSAGFPFATLVGGPLGQPIFKNTAAYGALSVLLGFDVARTREVIEERFKRRGAEALEKNLKALEIGRKAAIEATGVTGRFSVIEGDAHDLILTTGNQAVALGFVVGGGRFFAGYPITPATEVMEYLQRYLPAFGGVVRQAEDELAAVNMIIGAAYAGARVMTSTSGPGLSLMTEGIGQAGTAEIPIVVADCQRVGPSTGQPTRHEQSDLSHLANLGHGEYPRFIIAPASPEDCFALTVDALNLADKWRLPVILLLDQALCQNTTTCGRFDLAPLRVDRGKRLTAEEVATLAEYKVYKFTDDGASPYAAPGTPGLWAEVTGNEHDEWGHVSVNPTNRNRMMKKRMGKMVQARDDLPSARLFGDADAKIGFIGYGSTSGPIRETQSILAARGVKTRYFQARTVYPVPVHELDPFLSSVDVAYIVEHNYTGQFARLVREFLPWHHAKLRSILKYDGFSFRTPQIIAEVKEAH